The genome window TTGataataaaatatagaaaaaatggaaataaaagaaaatgaatttaaCATATTGATGTCTTGATGAATATTGGGTACAGTTATGCAATAGGACATGTAAAGGTGGGGgcagcctctagctcacccagtaagagcattcgccccatgtaggctgagtcctgcagcggccgggtttgaatccgacctgcggccatttgctgcgtgtcatcccccatctctctccccctttcctgtctatccagtgtcactaataaagggaaaagcccctaataaatgataataataataaatcatctttaaaagaaataaaaagcaatGTAAAGATGGCCGGTGGAAAGAATCGCTCTGGGACAGCGTATATCAGAGGAGGCTCCAAgttggtgagaaaaaaaaaaaagaaataaggtTGTGCTTTGGTATTTAAACATGGGTTAAATAACATATGAAGGTATATGAGTCCTTAGAGTAAACAAAAATCCACATTCTATACAATATATGTTATTTTCTCAATAAATACCATGGATTAAAACTGTTTTCAGGCTGTACTATACATCTATATCACTTAAAATATCTATTTAGTTTATCTTTAACTTACAAATGACATAAATcaatcacagatttttttttaaatacagtaattCATTGAGCATCTCAAGGGAAAACAGACTCAAGATGTTACTGTATGTCTAATCCTATATCCTTGTGTAAGCATATCCTGTGACTTTAAAACATGATAAATCCCCAATTCATCCAAACATGGGATGCTTGTACATCTGAACACAAGCTTCTGCTCTGATGTGGATACATGTTCTCACACTCAGAAAATATGAGAAAGCTTGGAAGGGGCTCACAGGGCCGAAACGAAGAGGGTGGAGGTGTGTGCTGCAGCCAGAAGCATTACGCTGTGATTTACACCCCTGTGGCTCGCTGTCTGTGCTCCATAGAGACATAGCCAGCCCTGGGTCACAGGActtcaaaaaataacatttggttTTCGTAACCTCTGTAATGCACACAATTTCATGGAACCTAAAAGCTCTGTGCTCAGGccaagcccccccccacacacacacacctcagcccCACTTCTCCTGCAGAGAGGGctggaagaagagagaagagcgTGAGAGTGAAGTGCATCCTCCTGGGATGGGTCATTTGGGACAAAGTACAAGAAACACTTAAACACAGGGTAATAAAAGTGTTCCTTCCTCCGAAGTCAGACATGGTGATAGATGTGGCTAGGTTGTGGGAGCAACGTGTTTACATGTCCATGTGCGCATGTGTGCAtgtctctgagtgtgtgtgtgtgtgtgtgtgtgtgtatgtgtgtttgaggAGAAAATTCAGTACCTCTCATGTAATAGCAGTCTCCAGACTCCAGTGGCAGCATCAGGCCAGGTGTGTGAATGTCCCAGGCTACCTTGAGCCCAATCCTCCAGCATGCCATCTCACCGCTGCCTCCCTCGCTGCTCTCACCTGTCAGTCACACACAGCCCAACTCACTGTAACATTtgcattttacatttatattcatGTTTCAGGCTTTTGGTTTGACAGTTTCACCCAGCGTGACTTAAACTGACACTGTAAAAATGCAATACGTTTAAATTCCTAGCATTTTAATGGGAAGCATGTGGTTTATCATGATATAATGATGGCTATTTTACACGTCATTAATTTGAACTGAAAATACAAGTGATATCTTGGTAATGCAGGGCTAAACAATCTAAGGCAATAGCGATGCCTAAGATGTAGccaaaacaataaatgaaatcaaataGTAAGGAGAGCAATGATTAAATCCATACCACTCAAACAATGGATGTAAGATGTAAGCCTTTGTCTCCAGAAAGAAAGAATCACTTAACAGCAGAGCAAAGATGATATGTTACTGTGATTATATAGGCTGTTAGCAAAGGATCTTTATGCCATGATTATGCTGTGCAAGAGGAAATTGTTAGATAAAAGCTcttgagagtgtgtgagagtgtgttatTGGACAGCAGGTATCCTATGATATTCCTGTTTCTGAACCCATTCACTGTAACCACCTTCCctgttcttctctctcctttcatctgTACACGGCACACTAAGAAAACAAGATTTGGCTTGGCTGGCCAACACCCTTCAGCAAAATCAATACTAAAGTCTTTCTGGGCCTCTCTGCCCCACAGCTGCCTTTTCCTTTGCTCAGCACGGATAAATAGTAACTTAATTTCCAGCCATTGTGCTCTGAGAGCCAGCTAATGACAGCACTCCCCAAGGCCTCAGGAATGGTGGAATATCATCCTCCGTGCCGGAAAACGCTCAGTCGTGGCAGATTCCTTTGGATCAGCGCAGCTGGGAAAAACACTCAGAACACTTCTCTGGCTGAAGCAATAAAAAAGGTGAGGCTGCTCAAAGACAAAAGCCTATCAAAGGAAGCAGGTGTCATGCAAAACGTCTAGTCTCTATGGATCTAATATATCAAATttgctgtgtttctttcttCTCAGGGACAATGTAAGAAACAAAACTTATTGTAAAAGTGCAACACTCCCCAACATAACCCTTTCATTTGCCTGGTTCTGGGAGTCATCAGAGCCAGACACTCGGATATAGCTCCATGGCGCTCTAATCAGTCTCTTCTTAAAAgtctggaactgttgggtcatTCAGGACTAAAAAAGACGCAGCTGCTAAACACTGCAAGGTGTTATACCATGGTGTTTGAAGCCCATGATCACAGGGTCAGAGTTGAAATGGCCTAGAACAAATCATTGAAAGAGACTGCTGTTGCAGGTGTTTCTGCTTAAGAAACCCCAATGAAAAAAGCCCAGCTGTAAACTGGGTTGGGATGTCAGAGCAGTTGGCATTTTACCTGTCTGACTCTGAAAAAGTACAGTTAACAGTACAGATGAGCTACACCTAAAACTTTATCTCCCTCCACATCAGGAACTCATGTGTTGCCCTCCTTCCAGCCTTTGGAAGGAGGGcaacacatgagggcaacacatTCCTGagactgttttgaaaccattaaaaaaataattcaaatgctataaggttaaataaaacacctaaaaaattcaataaaagtaatcaCCTGAAGAATGTATGGATCATCCATGctatttttggacaatttggctgaaagaaatccatatttttgatttaaaaaaattgaaacgggtcagtttgaggACAACACATAgcagctgccaaatatctattccgaagctgtagatggagctctatagagaaacatgcaaacaaaaaaatcaagaaaacagCGAAGAAATGGCAAAAACTGCATAGCACCCCTTTAAATCCACTTATTTGGTTTGATGATAAAGGGTTAATGCAAAGAATAATGTATAAAGAGGAGCTTAATCAATCGTtagtgattattatttttacaataaaaaactgaGGTTGTAGCTTTCTATTGTATACTATAGAAACTTagtttgaaattgaaaaattgatATGAGGGTACTGTCTTCTATGGTTGCTTTGCATATGCTTTAGAAAGCAAAATTCCTCTCTCCCTATCAACTCAATCAGCGAGCACTATCAGCTCTGGAAAGACTGCACATTCCATAATTAGTTGACTTTGTATTATCCGTACAGTACAGTCTAGGAGCACTTATCAAAGCAGGGCTCATTATTTCGTATCAGATAATTGCACATCGATCATTTCTCGGGGAAATGATTTAGATGagatgcagtgtgtgtgataAGGCCCGTCTGTTAGACTGTGCCACTGAGTGCACGTTAAGAGCTCAGATCCAAATGTCTGTGATCTCCCGACGCACGGCCGGCGATAAGGCTGTCAGCAGCAAGTCGGTGATGACATTTGATAATGCCCTGACACTATCACATAGATGGATCTGATGGTTGCTTCACCAGGGGCCATGTCTACAGCTGCTACAGCGCTGCTGTAGGGCCATTATACACAAGGTTGGCTGTATCTGATTCACCATAAAGCAACTGAGATAAGTTGATGGGATATTCAAGTGAAAGTGAAAAGGGAATCTTAATTTCTGAAAGCACATGCCACGGACTAGCACGATACACTTTGGATTTTCCGTGTATTAGTGTTAAATCTCCAGATCTCAACTATTGTTTTAGAATTTATTAGcacaattattaaaaagtgaGCTATTTTACCTTTGACCCTTACCTTTGTCATTGTGACAGCTATGGCTGTAAACGGCCACTGGCGAATGACTGATGAGGTTTTCATCGTGGTGCCACCCGACCGCCATTTTCCCCATGCCATAGTAAGGTTCCTCTTTGAGCTGGCTTGTAGCTGCTGGGTCCATGTAGTTGAGTAAGGTGACATTGAACTTTACCGGACCGGTGCATACCTGCGGAGGACTCGGCTGGGAACACCCCAGCCCGCTTGCCTGTTCCTCCCTGTCCTCAATGTGGTAACCTGACAAGCTATGCTTGAGTTGGGCCACAGGTTTCTCCTGGGCCCCTATTCCCACAGGTTTAGTCTCTGTGCCACTGATGGCCTTAGGCGCCCACCCGGGAAATTTCCCTTCACTGTGTTCCGACCCCACTGCAACAGCTGTTTCACTTTGTTTGACCTGAGAGGACTCTCCCTCCTCACTGCTGTGTTTGGACTCAGTCTCCCATTCTCCTTCTTGTTTTGACCCAGAGCAGCCCTCTTCGCTGTGTTTCGACTCAATGTCCCATTCCTCACTGTGCTTGGACTCTGTGTCCCCCTCCTCACTTTGTCGGGACTCTGAGTCCCCGCCTTCACTATTCTTAGAGTCTTCACTGTGTTTGGACCCCGTGTCTCCCTCTTCACCCTGTTTGGCCTCTGCCTCCCCCTTCGCACATTGTGTTAGCCTGTCTCCATCCTTCAGCTGAGACACATCAGAGCAAAAGAAGTTGTTAAGCTCCCACAATGCTTTGCAAGCAGCCCTAAAGTCAGGGTCACAACAGTTTTGTCCTTTGATATAAATGTCCTCACTGTGCCAAGGGATGGCAAAGAGCCGTGTGTCCAAATATCGGTAGGTGTGGCCCGGCTCACCTAGAAGAGCCCGTGAAACGGCGGTAAATACATCTCGGTCACGGACGCGAACCAAATCCCTCAGGAGACAGCCCTTCCTTCTCAGGGTGAGCAGAGCTGCCTGCACCTGGCCATGGAGCTCAGCAGGCAGCGAGCAGGATCTCCTCAGAACCAGGCCAGAGTAACTGGAGTCCCACTTAGAAACACAAGACGCTCATATCAGGATGAtcattacatacagtacataaaaaacagaacaaactgAATTACAATCTTATTCGCCAAACATGTTAGCCTTTCAGATCTCGAGCAAAATTTAAGACAGTACAGGGCTGTAGCAGCAATAGACAAAAGGCTGCTGTAGGCCCTTTAAAGTAGAGCTCCCAGCATTAGTAGCTCAATGGGAAAGATTGGCTGTCTCACCAGTTGCTGATAACCCCGATCTGAAGGTCCCAGAAAGGGGATCTTCTGGTCTCCCAACTCCTTTAGTAGCTTCCGCCTCTGTGGAAAAGTTAAATAGGCTGATCAGTAGCAGCAAAAACcttttacatgtactgtatttttctttttttgtgatccatttttattttttaacatatttaagtGACAATTACAACAATACACTGAAACGAGAACGCGTCACAGGgccaacaaaataaatatatatatatatatatatatatatatatatataaaacaacatttttacaaataataaatagaggaaagacgggagggagggagacaaaacaacacaagcagaaacagacacacacacagacaggcacaagacaagggaccaaacacctgcacAAGTCAGGGGTCTCTGCTGTAGCTTTGTGCtatgtgctgtattttttatttattttttacatactccATTTGGTGTCTAAGTTGTCAATTACCTCTATTTAAATAGATTTTGTGTATAACTTTTGGGGAATTGTAGAGATGGTGTGAGATTCTATATGACTGAAGTGATGGAAAATACTGTAGACCTTAAAACATCCACCTTCTAACACCTAACTGCTGTAATTGGGCactaaagtgacaaaatgttcaTAATACTTCCtgggttaaaggtgctctaagcgatgctGGGATGTTGACGTTTGAAGTGTTTTCCAACAGAACGAGGCGAGCTCGTCCCGTCCCATTCCTTCCGTGCTTCCGCACACTAACCCCCCCTACCCCCACATCCAAAATCCtccttgtcggttattggctggaacgctggaagactgtttgtcatgtttggtggtgcaggttggcacagtttgattttgttggcgtttgtggagcctgggctgtctataGAGACTGCgtctttttacagtgtgttcaggggacaggcagctggtGGACAGTAAGATGTTTGCTgtctgtgacaaaaaaatgttagcTTGAAAAACGTGTGACATcccttagagcacctttaagaatCTTTGCAAAAACATATGGTGTGTGAGACACAAATCTCCTATGGGCCTGTATGGCCTATATAGTTCAGAGGCTGGCTCTATGCCACTTCCACTgtggcattttattttaaagtacacAAGTCTTTGTCAATCTTTGAACACAAGACCACCTTTTCCTAGCCGAAACATAGCATTTGCTGACATGAATACATGAAATTTCCAACCATTGTACCTTGCCTCACaataaacatattctttataaaataaacaatacacaaaAAAGGAGTATAGGGACTTACAAGAACAAACTGTTCATACAAACTCAATGACCAAGTAGTTGGGAATCAAACTGATGCATTTGAACAAATTA of Etheostoma spectabile isolate EspeVRDwgs_2016 chromosome 1, UIUC_Espe_1.0, whole genome shotgun sequence contains these proteins:
- the fto gene encoding alpha-ketoglutarate-dependent dioxygenase FTO isoform X1 → MKARKCKHKSRNMKRSGDSEGEKRRKRRKLLKELGDQKIPFLGPSDRGYQQLWDSSYSGLVLRRSCSLPAELHGQVQAALLTLRRKGCLLRDLVRVRDRDVFTAVSRALLGEPGHTYRYLDTRLFAIPWHSEDIYIKGQNCCDPDFRAACKALWELNNFFCSDVSQLKDGDRLTQCAKGEAEAKQGEEGDTGSKHSEDSKNSEGGDSESRQSEEGDTESKHSEEWDIESKHSEEGCSGSKQEGEWETESKHSSEEGESSQVKQSETAVAVGSEHSEGKFPGWAPKAISGTETKPVGIGAQEKPVAQLKHSLSGYHIEDREEQASGLGCSQPSPPQVCTGPVKFNVTLLNYMDPAATSQLKEEPYYGMGKMAVGWHHDENLISHSPVAVYSHSCHNDKGESSEGGSGEMACWRIGLKVAWDIHTPGLMLPLESGDCYYMRDDLNSTHQHCVLAGETARFSSTHRVAECSSGTLTYIQSRCQEALSNLHTDPETGSHSLLALLPTTLQHCEEIHNEVEFEWLRQYWFQGQRFARFCSWWTGPMEQLEKDWKLMETMTMLFLDTVEEEGQEGEGRREMAETLLSSLTDRHQQRQTWRDRCHSSLAQTLPPEEAPVDRPFWGVDDPSMPLPFDLADIINRVESLLWRM
- the fto gene encoding alpha-ketoglutarate-dependent dioxygenase FTO isoform X2, whose translation is MKARKCKHKSRNMKRSGDSEGEKRRKRRKLLKELGDQKIPFLGPSDRGYQQLWDSSYSGLVLRRSCSLPAELHGQVQAALLTLRRKGCLLRDLVRVRDRDVFTAVSRALLGEPGHTYRYLDTRLFAIPWHSEDIYIKGQNCCDPDFRAACKALWELNNFFCSDVSQLKDGDRLTQCAKGEAEAKQGEEGDTGSKHSEDSKNSEGGDSESRQSEEGDTESKHSEEWDIESKHSEEGCSGSKQEGEWETESKHSSEEGESSQVKQSETAVAVGSEHSEGKFPGWAPKAISGTETKPVGIGAQEKPVAQLKHSLSGYHIEDREEQASGLGCSQPSPPQVCTGPVKFNVTLLNYMDPAATSQLKEEPYYGMGKMAVGWHHDENLISHSPVAVYSHSCHNDKDDLNSTHQHCVLAGETARFSSTHRVAECSSGTLTYIQSRCQEALSNLHTDPETGSHSLLALLPTTLQHCEEIHNEVEFEWLRQYWFQGQRFARFCSWWTGPMEQLEKDWKLMETMTMLFLDTVEEEGQEGEGRREMAETLLSSLTDRHQQRQTWRDRCHSSLAQTLPPEEAPVDRPFWGVDDPSMPLPFDLADIINRVESLLWRM